In Devosia sp. 1566, a single genomic region encodes these proteins:
- the ctaD gene encoding cytochrome c oxidase subunit I translates to MNHHQQQNHRHQLSPIALHKALERIWGTPPGWGRLSSVNHTVLGKRFMVVALTFFGVGGLLSMLIRAQLATPNSAFVGPEIYNQIFTMHGTVMMFLFAIPMFEGFALYMLPKMLGARDMAFPRLTAYGFWCYLFGGSILIIAMLLGVAPDSGWFMYTPLSSRPYTPGINADVWLLGITFVEISAVTAAIEMFVSILKMRAAGMSLARMPLFGWYMLVTSGMMIIGFPPLILGSILLELERAFDLPFFDPTRGGDPLLWQHLFWLFGHPEVYIIFLPAAGALSTIIPVFAQRPILGYRAIIAGIVAMAFLSFGLWVHHMYTVGIPHLALAFFSAASALVAVPTAIQIFAWIGTLASGKPRWDVPMLYVGGFFFVFVIGGLTGVMLAMVPFNTQAHDSYFVVAHLHYVLVGGFVFPMLAALYHWLPHLTGRKSLYGLSVPAFWLILIGFNLTFFLMHLTGLMGMPRRISTYPSNWGWDWLNLLSSIGGFILTSGFMLVLADLVLQFRFGKRFRRDPWSAQTLEWATPTPPPSYNFASLPQIDQRADLLEPAVIGPKLAGGHGYLGFVRNDHMETLGVDIVTGAAEHVMVLPHRSFLPLWTALATGSFFLALLFGQYWLAPISALLVVGLFLVWPMSLGKKRDHGPVEIGMNEAAPFDSEVAANVTVLANATGLVTNGTLFASLLFGGLFLLVVAQNWEAVPPLALSPLLLGLAGASALLAAGLAFAAQRRNQAGRSPVPLQGGAVALQLLAAAALLALMVGVGDATLHARSAVVFATLGYCALHCGIAALIAGHAIWRHVQGFVSARRQTDPNLALLWNLYAGLAVVPGVGLALLLAGAA, encoded by the coding sequence ATGAACCATCATCAGCAGCAGAACCATCGGCATCAGCTCTCGCCCATCGCCCTCCATAAGGCCCTGGAGCGCATCTGGGGCACGCCACCCGGTTGGGGGCGCCTGTCCAGCGTCAACCACACTGTGCTGGGCAAGCGGTTCATGGTCGTGGCGCTGACCTTTTTCGGCGTTGGCGGCCTCTTGTCCATGCTGATCCGCGCTCAGTTGGCGACGCCCAACAGTGCGTTTGTGGGCCCGGAAATCTACAATCAGATTTTCACCATGCATGGCACGGTGATGATGTTCCTGTTCGCCATTCCCATGTTCGAGGGCTTTGCGCTTTACATGCTGCCCAAGATGCTGGGGGCGCGGGACATGGCGTTTCCGCGCCTTACCGCCTATGGCTTCTGGTGCTACCTCTTTGGCGGCTCGATCCTGATCATCGCCATGTTACTGGGTGTGGCGCCCGATAGCGGCTGGTTCATGTATACGCCCCTATCGTCGCGCCCCTACACGCCCGGCATCAATGCCGATGTCTGGCTGCTGGGCATCACCTTTGTCGAAATCTCGGCGGTCACAGCTGCCATCGAGATGTTCGTTTCCATCCTCAAGATGCGCGCGGCCGGCATGTCGCTGGCGCGGATGCCGCTCTTTGGCTGGTATATGCTGGTGACGTCGGGGATGATGATCATCGGCTTTCCCCCGCTGATCCTGGGCTCGATCCTGCTCGAACTCGAACGCGCCTTCGACCTGCCGTTCTTTGATCCCACCCGCGGGGGCGATCCGCTGCTCTGGCAGCACCTGTTCTGGCTCTTCGGCCATCCCGAAGTCTACATCATCTTCCTGCCCGCTGCCGGGGCGCTGTCAACCATCATTCCCGTGTTTGCGCAGCGCCCGATCCTGGGCTATCGCGCCATCATCGCCGGCATTGTGGCCATGGCGTTCCTGAGCTTCGGGCTTTGGGTGCATCACATGTATACGGTGGGCATCCCCCATCTGGCGCTAGCCTTCTTTTCGGCCGCAAGCGCGCTGGTCGCGGTGCCGACGGCGATCCAGATCTTTGCCTGGATCGGCACGCTGGCCTCGGGCAAACCGCGCTGGGACGTGCCCATGCTTTATGTGGGCGGGTTCTTCTTCGTCTTCGTGATCGGCGGGCTGACGGGGGTCATGCTGGCCATGGTGCCGTTCAACACCCAGGCCCATGACAGCTATTTTGTGGTGGCGCATCTGCACTATGTGCTGGTGGGGGGCTTTGTGTTCCCCATGTTGGCCGCGCTCTACCACTGGCTGCCGCATTTGACCGGGCGAAAGAGCCTCTATGGGCTTTCGGTGCCCGCGTTCTGGCTGATCCTGATCGGCTTCAACCTCACCTTTTTCCTGATGCACCTGACGGGGCTGATGGGCATGCCGCGGCGCATCTCGACCTATCCCTCCAACTGGGGCTGGGATTGGCTGAACCTGCTGTCCTCGATCGGGGGCTTTATCCTCACCAGTGGCTTTATGCTGGTGCTGGCCGACCTCGTGCTGCAATTCCGCTTCGGCAAGCGGTTCCGGCGTGACCCGTGGTCGGCACAAACACTGGAATGGGCGACGCCGACGCCACCGCCAAGCTATAACTTCGCCTCGCTCCCGCAGATCGACCAGCGCGCGGACCTGCTCGAGCCGGCAGTGATCGGGCCAAAGCTGGCCGGTGGCCATGGCTATCTCGGTTTCGTGCGCAATGACCATATGGAGACGCTGGGCGTCGATATCGTCACTGGCGCGGCCGAGCATGTGATGGTGTTGCCGCACCGATCCTTCCTGCCGCTCTGGACGGCGCTGGCGACCGGTAGCTTTTTCCTCGCGCTGCTGTTCGGGCAATATTGGCTGGCGCCGATCAGCGCGCTGCTGGTGGTCGGGCTGTTCCTTGTCTGGCCGATGAGCCTGGGGAAGAAGCGCGATCACGGCCCGGTCGAGATCGGCATGAACGAGGCCGCGCCGTTCGACAGCGAAGTGGCAGCCAATGTCACCGTGCTCGCCAATGCCACCGGCCTTGTGACCAATGGGACCCTGTTTGCCTCCTTGCTGTTTGGCGGCCTGTTTCTTCTGGTGGTGGCGCAGAATTGGGAGGCGGTTCCACCACTCGCGCTATCGCCCTTGCTGCTTGGGCTGGCGGGTGCGAGCGCCCTTTTGGCGGCAGGACTGGCCTTTGCCGCGCAACGCCGTAACCAGGCGGGCCGCAGTCCGGTCCCACTGCAGGGCGGCGCCGTTGCACTGCAACTTCTGGCCGCGGCGGCCCTCCTTGCCCTCATGGTTGGGGTGGGGGACGCAACCCTTCATGCCCGTTCGGCCGTGGTATTTGCCACGCTGGGCTATTGCGCACTCCATTGTGGCATCGCCGCGCTCATTGCCGGACACGCGATCTGGCGGCATGTGCAGGGCTTTGTCTCCGCGCGTCGGCAGACCGATCCCAACCTGGCGCTGCTCTGGAACCTTTATGCGGGCCTTGCCGTGGTGCCCGGGGTCGGGCTTGCCCTCCTGCTTGCAGGTGCCGCATGA
- the gdhA gene encoding NADP-specific glutamate dehydrogenase, with the protein MIVEKLQPVLDQVLLRNAGEPEFHQAVREVLESLGPVIAKHPDYLEHALIERICEPERQIIFRVPWVDDKGQVQINRGFRVQFNSALGPYKGGLRFHPSVNVGIIKFLGFEQTFKNALTGMPIGGGKGGSDFNPRGRSDGEIMRFCQSFMTELYRHLGEYTDVPAGDIGVGGREIGYMFGQYKRLTNRYEAGVLTGKALFYGGSRARTEATGYGNTYFIQSMLATKGESFDGKRVVISGSGNVAIYSVEKVQSFGGKVVAMSDSSGYVVDEQGIDLELLKQVKEVRRSRISDYLQLKGSQSGAYFVGAEKGSIWDVPCDVAMPSATQNELTGKDARALVSNGVIAVGEGANMPTTPEAIGIFRQANVMFAPGKAANAGGVATSALEMQQNASRDSWSFEQTESRLAEIMRAIHDNCASTAEEFGSPGDYVLGANIAGFVRVAEAMRALGVV; encoded by the coding sequence ATGATCGTCGAGAAGCTGCAACCTGTGCTTGATCAAGTGCTGCTGCGCAATGCAGGAGAGCCCGAGTTCCACCAAGCCGTTCGCGAAGTGCTGGAAAGCCTCGGGCCCGTCATTGCCAAGCATCCCGATTATCTCGAGCACGCGCTCATCGAGCGCATCTGCGAGCCCGAGCGGCAGATCATCTTCCGCGTGCCGTGGGTGGACGACAAGGGGCAGGTCCAGATCAATCGCGGCTTCCGGGTGCAGTTCAACTCGGCGCTCGGGCCCTATAAGGGCGGGCTGCGCTTTCATCCCTCGGTCAATGTCGGGATCATCAAGTTCCTCGGCTTCGAGCAGACCTTCAAGAACGCGCTGACCGGGATGCCGATTGGTGGCGGCAAGGGCGGCTCCGATTTCAACCCGCGCGGGCGCTCGGATGGCGAGATCATGCGCTTCTGCCAGTCGTTCATGACCGAGCTTTATCGGCATCTGGGCGAATATACCGACGTGCCGGCCGGCGATATCGGCGTTGGCGGCCGCGAGATCGGCTATATGTTCGGGCAATACAAGCGCCTGACCAACCGCTATGAGGCAGGCGTGCTGACGGGCAAGGCGCTGTTCTACGGCGGCTCGCGCGCCCGCACGGAAGCGACCGGCTACGGCAACACCTATTTCATCCAGTCCATGCTCGCGACCAAGGGGGAAAGCTTTGATGGCAAGCGGGTGGTGATTTCCGGCTCCGGCAATGTCGCCATCTATAGCGTCGAGAAGGTACAGTCCTTTGGCGGCAAGGTCGTCGCCATGTCGGACAGCTCCGGCTATGTCGTTGATGAGCAAGGGATCGATCTCGAACTGCTCAAGCAGGTCAAGGAAGTGCGCCGCAGCCGCATCTCCGATTACCTTCAGCTTAAGGGCTCGCAGTCCGGGGCTTATTTCGTGGGGGCCGAGAAGGGCTCGATCTGGGATGTGCCCTGCGATGTCGCCATGCCTTCGGCCACCCAGAACGAATTGACCGGCAAGGACGCACGCGCTCTGGTAAGCAATGGCGTGATCGCCGTGGGTGAGGGGGCAAACATGCCCACCACGCCCGAGGCGATCGGCATCTTCCGGCAGGCCAATGTGATGTTTGCCCCGGGCAAGGCTGCCAATGCCGGCGGCGTCGCCACCTCCGCGCTCGAGATGCAGCAGAATGCCTCACGCGACAGCTGGAGTTTTGAGCAGACCGAGTCCCGGCTGGCCGAGATCATGCGCGCCATTCACGACAACTGCGCCAGCACCGCCGAAGAGTTCGGCTCGCCCGGCGATTATGTGCTGGGCGCCAACATCGCCGGCTTTGTGCGGGTGGCCGAAGCCATGCGTGCGCTTGGCGTAGTTTAA
- a CDS encoding CopD family protein: MTWGFVVAWLKFIHVGGIALWSAGLLALPFLYRQRRGLEDDALHRLHAFTRFLYVKLVSPGAFVAIASGTALILMQGTYQNWFSAKLVGVAVLTGIHIFSGLVILRIFERNGHYPTARFMVIVPLTLTVVCAILALVLGKPRLQWPQGLQAFFAPGALSEMVGPFIAGWI; this comes from the coding sequence ATGACCTGGGGTTTTGTCGTCGCCTGGCTCAAATTCATCCATGTCGGGGGGATCGCGCTCTGGTCGGCGGGGCTCCTGGCACTGCCTTTCCTTTACCGGCAGCGGCGGGGGCTGGAAGACGATGCGCTCCATCGGCTGCACGCCTTTACGCGCTTTTTGTACGTCAAGCTGGTGTCGCCGGGAGCTTTCGTAGCCATTGCTTCGGGAACTGCGCTGATCCTGATGCAGGGCACCTACCAGAACTGGTTTTCGGCCAAGCTGGTCGGGGTCGCAGTGCTGACAGGCATCCACATCTTTTCGGGTTTGGTGATCCTGCGCATTTTCGAGCGCAACGGCCACTATCCCACGGCGCGCTTCATGGTGATCGTGCCCCTGACCCTCACAGTGGTCTGCGCAATTCTGGCGCTCGTGCTGGGCAAACCACGCCTGCAATGGCCGCAAGGCCTGCAGGCGTTTTTCGCCCCCGGCGCCCTTTCCGAAATGGTCGGCCCCTTTATTGCCGGGTGGATATGA
- a CDS encoding LLM class flavin-dependent oxidoreductase, which yields MTPRRRMGLNAVIYGLGSHEAGWRMPESNALASTDLGYWTDIARRAEAGGFDALFLGDVLALQQGADRHLSDAMDPFVILSALAAVTERIGLIGTASTSFDHPFHLARRFASLDHLSGGRAGWNIVTSSNALEAHNFGLDAMPDHGERYARAADVTAAVLALWSSWQADARIADKQAGRYLDLAKVRTVDHHGQFVRTRGPLNVPRSPQGRPLLAQAGASEAGRDFAVRYADLVFTVQADLAEAQLFYRDMKARASRHGRPPESLLIYPGIVPIAAPTRAQAEDRLVQLNGFMVPEHALAKLSAFLGTDLSAAQLDDPLPPFVGAGAPSQSSQSRVAVLVGIAKREGLSLRQLLMRLASGRGHLLAVGTGAEIAATMQDWFDQGAADGFNVMAPLMPADLQSFVDLVIPELTASGLFTASGETLLRQRVQLGPA from the coding sequence GTGACACCAAGGCGGCGCATGGGGCTCAACGCGGTGATCTATGGGCTGGGGAGTCATGAAGCAGGCTGGCGCATGCCTGAAAGCAATGCGTTGGCCTCGACCGATCTGGGCTATTGGACCGACATCGCTCGTCGGGCTGAAGCGGGTGGGTTCGATGCTTTGTTTCTGGGCGATGTGCTGGCGCTGCAGCAAGGCGCTGACCGGCACCTCTCGGACGCGATGGACCCCTTCGTCATCCTTTCGGCGCTGGCGGCAGTGACCGAGCGGATCGGGCTAATCGGCACGGCCTCGACCAGCTTTGATCATCCCTTTCATCTCGCCCGCCGCTTTGCTTCCCTCGATCACCTCAGCGGTGGCCGGGCGGGCTGGAACATCGTCACCTCCTCCAACGCCCTCGAGGCCCACAATTTCGGGCTCGACGCCATGCCTGACCATGGCGAGCGCTATGCGCGGGCCGCAGATGTCACCGCGGCTGTGCTGGCACTTTGGAGTTCCTGGCAGGCCGATGCCCGGATCGCGGACAAGCAGGCGGGCCGCTATCTTGATCTCGCAAAGGTTCGGACGGTAGATCATCACGGTCAGTTCGTGCGAACCCGCGGGCCGCTGAACGTGCCCCGCTCGCCGCAGGGCCGCCCTTTGCTGGCGCAGGCCGGCGCCTCCGAGGCCGGGCGTGATTTCGCGGTGCGCTATGCCGATCTGGTGTTCACGGTTCAGGCCGATCTTGCCGAGGCGCAACTGTTTTATCGCGACATGAAGGCAAGGGCTTCCCGCCACGGCCGGCCACCGGAAAGCCTGCTGATTTACCCTGGCATCGTGCCTATTGCTGCCCCGACGCGGGCGCAGGCGGAAGACCGCTTGGTGCAGTTGAATGGGTTCATGGTGCCTGAGCACGCGCTGGCCAAGCTCTCCGCGTTCCTGGGCACCGACTTGTCTGCGGCACAGCTGGATGACCCGCTGCCTCCTTTTGTCGGTGCAGGGGCCCCCAGCCAGTCGAGTCAAAGCCGCGTGGCTGTTTTGGTGGGCATCGCCAAACGAGAGGGGCTCAGCCTGCGGCAGTTGCTGATGCGCCTTGCCAGCGGTCGAGGGCACCTGCTGGCGGTCGGAACGGGCGCCGAGATCGCGGCGACCATGCAAGACTGGTTCGACCAAGGGGCCGCGGACGGCTTTAACGTGATGGCACCGTTGATGCCGGCCGATCTGCAGAGCTTTGTGGATCTGGTGATACCAGAGCTCACGGCATCGGGCCTGTTTACCGCAAGCGGGGAAACGCTGCTGCGGCAGCGCGTCCAACTCGGTCCGGCATAG
- the coxB gene encoding cytochrome c oxidase subunit II, whose amino-acid sequence MFKRLLLGATPALLGGCSGDLSALDPAGPRAANLATLWWVMLIGAAVLFGLVMALFALAYRRPAWITRVTPAQWIVGGGLVLPIPILIVLTGTALVLGEQLLPKGEAPVRVEGRAQQWSWHFTHPESALAPSEILHIPAGEPVDIAVTSLDVIHSLWVPRLGGKIDAIPGKVNIIRLQADEPGVYWGQCAEYCGEGHDGMRFRVEAHEPEAFAALLEGRAP is encoded by the coding sequence TTGTTCAAGAGGCTGTTACTGGGGGCAACGCCAGCATTGCTGGGGGGTTGCAGCGGCGATTTGTCGGCGCTCGATCCGGCCGGACCGCGCGCGGCCAATCTTGCCACCCTGTGGTGGGTGATGCTGATCGGCGCGGCGGTGCTGTTCGGGCTCGTCATGGCCCTGTTCGCACTGGCTTATCGACGCCCCGCCTGGATCACGCGGGTGACGCCGGCGCAATGGATCGTGGGTGGGGGGCTCGTGCTGCCCATCCCCATTCTGATCGTGCTGACCGGCACGGCTCTGGTGTTGGGCGAGCAATTGCTGCCCAAGGGCGAGGCCCCGGTGCGCGTCGAGGGACGGGCGCAGCAATGGAGCTGGCACTTCACCCATCCCGAGAGCGCCCTTGCGCCCAGCGAGATCCTGCATATTCCCGCTGGAGAGCCGGTCGACATCGCCGTGACCTCCCTGGATGTTATCCATTCGCTCTGGGTGCCGCGGCTTGGGGGCAAAATCGACGCCATTCCCGGCAAGGTCAATATCATCCGCCTCCAGGCCGATGAGCCCGGTGTCTATTGGGGACAATGCGCCGAATATTGTGGCGAGGGCCATGACGGCATGCGCTTCCGGGTGGAAGCGCATGAGCCAGAGGCATTTGCCGCCTTGCTGGAAGGGCGCGCGCCATGA
- a CDS encoding cytochrome c oxidase assembly protein: MIPASSFSFDMSFCGPPPTLATLWGRWNLDPFMLIALALVAALAAISLRTASRQRQLAGGASWALAATLFGSPLCALTVALFSARVGHHILLTMVVAPLLALALPPERGRRAKLFPALLVSTVALWLWHAPDFYAAAFTHPAIYWAMQVSLLLAFTWLWLGMLRADNAMAAGLTALSGAIQMGFLGALLVFASGPLYLPHLATTLAFGFSPIEDQQLGGLIMWVPANLPLLGVVIWRLVDALRPERRPAVQ, from the coding sequence ATGATTCCAGCGTCGTCCTTTTCCTTCGATATGAGCTTTTGCGGGCCGCCACCCACGCTGGCAACCCTGTGGGGGCGCTGGAACCTTGATCCCTTCATGTTGATCGCGCTGGCGTTGGTTGCCGCTCTTGCCGCCATCAGCTTGCGGACGGCGTCCCGGCAGCGCCAACTGGCAGGAGGGGCGAGCTGGGCACTAGCGGCGACGCTTTTCGGGTCCCCTTTATGTGCGTTGACCGTGGCGCTGTTCTCCGCCCGGGTGGGTCACCACATCCTCCTCACCATGGTCGTGGCGCCGCTCCTGGCGCTGGCGCTGCCGCCTGAGCGGGGGCGGCGGGCAAAACTCTTCCCTGCGCTGCTGGTCTCGACCGTGGCGCTCTGGCTCTGGCATGCGCCCGATTTCTATGCTGCGGCGTTCACCCATCCTGCGATTTATTGGGCCATGCAGGTGAGTTTGCTGTTGGCTTTCACCTGGCTGTGGCTGGGCATGCTGCGGGCCGACAATGCCATGGCCGCCGGGCTGACGGCGCTGTCCGGCGCCATCCAGATGGGCTTTCTGGGTGCGCTGCTGGTGTTTGCCTCCGGCCCGCTCTACCTGCCGCATCTGGCCACGACCCTCGCCTTTGGCTTTTCGCCGATCGAGGACCAGCAATTGGGTGGGCTCATCATGTGGGTGCCTGCCAATCTGCCGCTGCTGGGCGTTGTGATCTGGCGCCTGGTTGATGCGCTGCGGCCGGAACGCCGCCCGGCGGTGCAATGA
- a CDS encoding pitrilysin family protein has translation MIVSPRPQRRALTLLLAPLALLAWILPANAQTEFVPITSPGGISAWMVEDHTIPIITLGFAFKGAGATQDPNDQLGRANLMSTLLDEGAGDLDSEAFQTQLDEVGLEIQFSADQDNFSGAARMLSEAREDGTELLALAVNEPRFDQPAVDRMRAQIMAGLVAQSQDPGYAARLMWNEALFGDHPYSRPVEGTVETLPVITIENLRAFHNAVFARENLKIGIVGAITPQEAGEMIDVVFGGLPQAPELIPIPDAQLSFGQELAVSYPLPQTTINMAFPGIAQEDPEFFPAYVMTELLAGGNLLSLLNVEVREKRGLSYGVSGNMVDLAHAHAITIGTSTSSDQADETIEVIKTTLAALAENGPDPVELERIQRYLIGAYPINQLRSSVSIARAMVGQQLRDLPVDYITERAGLIEAVTAADVQAMAQQIFATEPSLMLLGPEADADDLAATTPEPANP, from the coding sequence ATGATCGTTTCACCTCGACCTCAGCGCCGCGCCTTGACCCTCCTGCTGGCGCCATTGGCGCTGCTTGCCTGGATCCTGCCAGCCAATGCACAGACCGAGTTCGTGCCCATCACCTCGCCTGGTGGCATCTCGGCCTGGATGGTGGAAGACCACACCATTCCGATCATCACCCTTGGCTTTGCCTTCAAAGGTGCTGGTGCCACGCAGGATCCCAACGACCAGCTCGGCCGGGCCAATTTGATGTCGACCCTGCTCGACGAAGGCGCGGGCGATCTCGATAGCGAGGCCTTCCAGACGCAGTTGGACGAGGTGGGCCTCGAAATCCAGTTCTCCGCCGACCAGGATAACTTCTCGGGTGCGGCGCGAATGCTGTCAGAAGCGCGAGAAGACGGAACCGAGCTTCTTGCGCTGGCCGTCAACGAGCCTCGCTTCGACCAACCTGCCGTGGACCGCATGCGCGCCCAGATCATGGCCGGGCTCGTCGCCCAGTCGCAGGACCCTGGCTATGCCGCCAGGCTGATGTGGAATGAAGCCTTGTTTGGCGATCATCCCTATAGCCGCCCGGTGGAGGGGACGGTTGAAACCCTTCCCGTGATCACGATCGAAAACCTGCGAGCCTTCCACAATGCCGTTTTTGCGCGCGAGAACCTCAAGATCGGGATTGTAGGGGCCATCACTCCCCAAGAAGCTGGCGAGATGATCGACGTGGTGTTCGGTGGGTTGCCTCAGGCACCCGAGCTCATACCGATCCCCGACGCGCAACTCAGTTTTGGGCAGGAGTTGGCGGTCAGCTATCCCCTGCCACAAACCACGATCAACATGGCCTTTCCCGGCATTGCCCAGGAGGATCCGGAGTTCTTCCCCGCCTATGTGATGACCGAACTGCTCGCCGGAGGGAACCTGCTGTCGCTCCTTAATGTGGAAGTGCGCGAGAAACGCGGGCTCAGCTATGGCGTTTCGGGGAACATGGTTGATCTTGCCCATGCCCACGCGATTACCATCGGAACCTCGACCAGCTCCGATCAGGCGGATGAAACCATCGAGGTGATCAAGACGACCTTGGCGGCTTTGGCGGAAAATGGCCCGGACCCCGTCGAACTCGAACGTATCCAACGCTATTTGATCGGCGCCTACCCCATCAACCAACTCCGCTCGTCGGTATCTATTGCCCGGGCCATGGTGGGTCAGCAGTTGCGCGACCTGCCGGTCGACTACATCACGGAGCGCGCCGGGCTGATCGAAGCGGTTACAGCGGCGGATGTGCAGGCCATGGCCCAGCAGATCTTTGCCACTGAACCCAGCCTCATGCTGCTGGGTCCAGAAGCTGACGCGGACGACCTTGCCGCAACGACCCCCGAACCCGCCAACCCCTGA
- a CDS encoding ABC transporter substrate-binding protein, with protein sequence MPLSRLLLILGLAAALASPPALAQPVPVTMALDWTPNTNHVGLFVAQAKGFYEEAGVAVEILPYSDTSAGTLVANGVVDFGILGSIGLFTQRTAGVDLVATYALVQTETGRLVFNGDRQDIQSPKDLDGKTYAGFGSDWENALIGTIIRADGGRGEFETVTLGTSAYEALANGAVDFTLEVYTWEGVKAERDGRSQRAFRYADWGVPDQHTNFIGTTGAFLAEHPDTAKAFLGASQRGYAYAVAHPGEATDILVAANSDALLDRDFVRASLQALIDGHYLRAENGAVGVINPAKMEAMGTFLFEAGILKDGDGNPLAAKPDFSGYYTSAYVEAAP encoded by the coding sequence ATGCCGCTTTCGCGCCTGCTGCTGATCCTTGGCCTTGCCGCCGCCCTCGCCAGCCCACCCGCACTGGCCCAGCCGGTGCCGGTGACCATGGCGCTGGACTGGACGCCCAACACCAACCATGTCGGCCTCTTTGTTGCCCAGGCCAAGGGCTTTTATGAGGAGGCGGGGGTCGCAGTTGAGATCCTGCCTTATTCCGACACTTCCGCTGGCACGCTCGTGGCCAATGGGGTGGTAGATTTCGGTATTCTTGGCTCCATCGGTCTGTTCACCCAGCGCACGGCCGGGGTTGATCTGGTCGCGACTTATGCACTGGTGCAGACCGAAACGGGGCGCCTTGTGTTCAACGGCGACCGGCAGGATATTCAAAGCCCCAAGGACCTCGACGGCAAGACCTATGCCGGCTTTGGCAGTGACTGGGAGAATGCCCTGATTGGCACGATCATCCGCGCCGATGGCGGCCGGGGGGAATTCGAGACGGTCACCTTGGGCACTTCGGCCTATGAAGCGCTGGCTAACGGCGCGGTGGATTTCACCCTCGAAGTTTATACCTGGGAGGGGGTCAAGGCCGAACGCGATGGGCGATCACAGCGCGCCTTCCGCTATGCCGATTGGGGCGTGCCCGACCAGCACACCAACTTCATCGGCACCACTGGCGCCTTTTTGGCTGAGCACCCGGACACTGCCAAGGCGTTCCTTGGCGCGAGCCAGCGCGGTTACGCCTATGCCGTCGCCCATCCCGGCGAGGCGACCGATATTCTGGTCGCAGCCAATAGCGACGCGCTGCTGGACCGGGACTTTGTGCGCGCATCGCTGCAGGCGCTGATCGATGGGCACTACCTGCGGGCCGAGAATGGGGCCGTGGGCGTCATCAATCCCGCCAAGATGGAGGCGATGGGCACGTTCCTGTTTGAAGCCGGCATCCTCAAGGACGGCGACGGCAATCCTCTGGCCGCCAAGCCTGACTTCTCCGGCTACTATACCAGCGCCTATGTGGAAGCCGCGCCGTGA
- a CDS encoding DUF2231 domain-containing protein, giving the protein MSQSSEEEQEAQREETPPEARSDHPNPYIRSIADKDIGSAIAVAGHPIHAMMVHFPIAFIIATLGIDIFYWWGADPFWVQVGTWSASAAFAFGVLAALAGTAELLAVPGIRVRVASWNHAVAAMVLVAIAGANAGLRIFYPEQILPNGLMLSVLASMATAFASWHGGKLVFDHGVGLIISTRQ; this is encoded by the coding sequence GTGAGCCAATCGAGCGAAGAAGAACAGGAAGCCCAGCGGGAAGAAACGCCGCCCGAAGCACGCTCTGATCACCCCAATCCCTATATTCGCTCCATTGCCGACAAGGATATCGGCTCGGCCATTGCCGTCGCCGGCCATCCCATACATGCCATGATGGTGCACTTTCCCATTGCGTTCATTATCGCAACCTTGGGCATCGATATCTTCTACTGGTGGGGCGCTGATCCGTTCTGGGTGCAGGTCGGCACCTGGTCGGCTTCCGCGGCCTTCGCCTTCGGCGTCCTGGCGGCGCTTGCCGGCACGGCCGAACTCCTGGCGGTTCCCGGCATTCGGGTGCGCGTTGCCAGTTGGAACCATGCGGTTGCCGCCATGGTGCTCGTCGCCATAGCCGGCGCCAATGCTGGCCTGCGCATTTTCTACCCCGAACAGATCCTGCCTAACGGCCTGATGCTTTCGGTGCTCGCGAGCATGGCCACCGCTTTTGCAAGCTGGCATGGCGGCAAGCTGGTGTTCGATCATGGGGTTGGCCTCATCATATCCACCCGGCAATAA
- a CDS encoding LysE family translocator — protein MDLWTLLTFTLAYGIAVLVPGPGVAAVVARALGGGFGGAFPMVLGILAGDMVYFIFAVFGLAAIATYLGPVFTLVRWAGAAYLLYIAYKFWTAAPGAEQMKPRSEASFKTFLAGFSLTMGNPKTIVFYLAILPTVIPLDQMNPLAFAELTAIVIVVLMIVGCGYALLAAAARDLFKSEPALRRLNKTAGVMMASAAGLVLWQH, from the coding sequence ATGGATCTTTGGACCCTTCTCACCTTCACCCTCGCATATGGCATCGCGGTGCTGGTGCCTGGACCTGGTGTTGCCGCAGTCGTGGCCCGGGCACTGGGTGGGGGCTTTGGCGGAGCTTTCCCGATGGTGCTGGGAATTCTCGCCGGCGACATGGTGTATTTCATTTTTGCGGTGTTCGGCCTTGCCGCTATCGCCACCTATCTCGGGCCAGTTTTCACCTTGGTGCGCTGGGCCGGCGCGGCTTATCTGCTTTACATCGCTTACAAATTTTGGACGGCCGCACCGGGCGCCGAACAAATGAAGCCGCGCAGCGAAGCTTCATTTAAGACCTTTCTCGCCGGCTTCTCGCTGACCATGGGCAACCCCAAGACCATTGTGTTCTATCTGGCAATCCTGCCCACCGTTATCCCGCTGGATCAGATGAACCCGCTGGCTTTCGCCGAGTTGACGGCCATCGTGATCGTGGTGCTGATGATCGTGGGCTGCGGCTATGCGCTGCTGGCTGCCGCGGCGCGCGACCTTTTCAAGAGTGAGCCGGCGCTGCGCCGGCTCAACAAGACTGCCGGGGTGATGATGGCCTCCGCCGCCGGCCTCGTCCTCTGGCAGCACTGA